ATGTTGGATGACCAGCCAAGGTCATAAATAAAGTAACAATGAAAGCAGATCCTTTTAACTCcttgtttctctgctttacTCATGATGCTGTGGGTTGCCATAGCTGCAGATCATAGTCTCTACCTGTAGTTTCAGGTGTGGAACATTTAAAGCACAAGGTTAAAAGTCTTCCCACAAATAGACTTTTGGGTCTTtgagaaagaatgcaggagCAAGCTTTCAGTTATGGTTCTGTGCAAAGTCCCATGGGTATTGTGTCAATCCTTTGCAAAATAGATCCAGATTGACCTTCGCTATGTGGCAAATCTGCTCAAATCTGGATCAGCTGCACAGACTTACACTGAGGAATGCTCTGCTGACATTAGTGTTGCCACCTCATATCTTGAATTTGACAATTTTATAGgtctttaaaagatttttctgtttctattctTGCTGAAACACTAAAGCCTGTAACAAATCTAACATGGGTTAAGTACAAACAGAAGCATATAGGATAGGCTTAAATGTGGTTACATCTGAGTGTCAGTGCAAGTTGCATAAATTTGAGGGTAGTTGCTTTTTTGGGATAGTGCTGGATTTCATTCTGATTGCCCCAATATGCACATACCATGTGAGAGGAGCACTGAATCAGCTTAGGCTGAtccttggaagaaaaaatgtacaAAGATGATTGTATTTTTCCAACaaacagagggaaggaaaaaaaaaaagaggatgcaATAAAGTTTTAGCTTTGCAATGCTCTGCTACAGGATTTATACACAAACTTAAACCATCTGCCCCACACAGACATGGTGATCTGTGGGGAGACAAATCTGTTACCTTCTAGCTGCTGCTGTCTTTATGCCTTACATCTTCCCCAGCAGAAAACGTTAATATGACTTAATTAGCTCCCCACGAGTGAGGTTTGCTCCTCTCTGGTTTGCTTCATAGGTTAAGTCTTATGAATCAGGCAATGAGATTTACAAAGCAGTACATAGTTCTGGTGCTGTGGTGCCTACCAGCTGAAAGTCAAAGTAATTAAAGATCAAAACTACATCTTCAGttgttttggttcttttttttttttttggaagtgttttttgtgtgtgtgtgtgtgtgtgttacagGACTGGGCCTGGCTGCAGGAAACAGCTGCTCTGATgactaaataaaataacaggTTTAATAAAATGGCATGATTACCAGAGCCCTCCTAGATTTCAGTACACCTTGAGAATAAAACTTTACATCTTTGTGAAACCTGAATCAATTTATTTAATGTCAGAGTAGGATATCTCAACCTACTCTTATTTCTTCAAGAAATTTGATGTACAAATGCCTTTCATCATTTATCAGCATTGaagaagggtttttttacacattaaatacagaaaaattatataCTTCTGTATATATTAATAAAGAGAGGAGTTAACAGCAATTTATCTATACAAAATGTCTGTTTGCTTATATTCCATTTGCAATATTTAGCAGTCATCACTAGATTTTACTTATCTATCAATCAGATTTATAATACAGGATACAGACTATGACActgatatttatttgtttacatGCAAAGATGTTCTCACTATTACTTATTTTCTTGATTTCTAGGTACAGTGGAAACATGGATAAATAGACAATACTTGAACTAAATACATGTTCTTCCTTATCCTATTATTAAAGTGCCTACAACTCAATACACTTAGTATTCTTACAAAGttgttgtcatttttttaaaatgcagtttaacACCTATGGATTTACTATTGTCCTTATAAAATAAGATCAGTCAGAACAGTGATATGTAAATCCTAGGAAGATcagttggcttttttttttacttttgtatcAGACTAGGTTTAATATTTCTCAAAAgcttatttagaaaaaaaagtaaaattaaaaaaaggcaaagagcaAGGCTTCTGTCTCAGCAACCTGCAGCTCAGGTTTTCAGGCAATCCTACATCACCTTCCAGCATTGCGTCCCACGTACAGCGGTGGCTCCCCTTCCCTTGCGCTGTCCTTCTCTCACACCCTGCCCCACTGCACGACGAGGAAGAAATTTCgatggttttttgtttgtaaagaccCTGAGCGTGCCACGGCGGCTGCTCCCAGCGGGCTCTACACCCGCTTGACGCTGTTGAGGAGCTCGGTCAGTTCGCTAATGTACTTGATGGTGTACTTCAGGGTCTGGATTTTGGTGAGGGGCTGGCCCCGCTGGCTGTAGATGGGGGGCAGGTAATTGCGCAGCGTGTGGAGCGCGTCGGCCAAGGTCCTCATGCGCAGCTTCTCCCTCTCGCTGGCCTTCCTCCTGCGCTGGGCAGACATCCGCACCTTGGTGCCCTTGGGCAGCCGGGCCTGCCCGGGGCTGGGCAGGTAGGCGGGGGGGAAGTCCACCAGGCCGTATCCCACCaggccgctgccgccgctgccaTAGGGGGTCTCTGCGGCCGCCGGACAAGGGGACGAGGAGTAGGACTCGAAGGAGGGCGTCGGGGACAAGCTGTGCGGGGGCGAGATGGGGTGCAGCTCGAAAGACCCAGCAGAGCTTTTCCAGTCCCAGGATGATAAGCAGGCGGAGTGTTCCGAACCCAAAGCATCTTCCATGTTTATCAATGTCTCGTGCAATTTGTCCATGCTGGAGGAGCACTGGGGAGAAGCAATGCCCTCTGTCCACCAGCAAAGGCTGGAGCCGCCGGCTGCCGAGACCTTTTTATGATGGAGGGAGGAAAGTGACAGAGTGGGAACACGGGTTTGGTGCGAGGAGTTCAAAGGAGCACCAGAAGTGCTAAGATAGAAAATGAACTCCTGATGTGCTAGTTTCTTCTCAGTGATAATTATCAACCTTCAGCTAAAAAGCCTTTAAGCTAACAGGCAACAgcaagaaagggagaaaaaaagattatctTCTTGCAACTAAACCAATTAAGGCGGTGCATCTACATTGAGTGTTGCACTGGGGATAAAAGtggtgagagaggaaaaagaaaattaaccaTTTTACAAAACAATTTACAGATCTAGCATTTATAGGTTGCTGAGACAAACCTTAAATTTACGCTGTCAAGCCCTGATTTCTGGGTAACTGAATGTGATGGCACTACAGCAGTGAATATGTGAATATGTGATCCATGCTCACTGCTGCTGAGGTAGTCTCTTATCTGCATCTTAATTGTGAAAGTCAAAGAtggtttgtttggattttgtgAGTGTTGTGGCTCTGTGGATTTCCCTTCTCATGAGAATGCAACAGGATCATTTTGGTTTTCAACACgtgaaaggaggaaagaactGCAATGCATTCCTGTGCAGTTTGTAGCTCTATTTGCTACTTTAAAACatcaaaaaaggaaatcaaaaaggaaatttgtaATTGTAAACAAGATCAAAGtcccattaaaaaataagaaaatgtaattaaaaagaaagatttaagAAATCAAATATGCAGTGTATAAGATTTGGGTCGAGATAAATGTTTTACATAGAAATTTAATTCAAAGTAATATACAGATTATATATGTGTTAGAGAAGACTAGAAGCTACTTCTGTAAAATTTTCTACTTCTAGGAATCTGTTcttctgccaaaaaaaccccttttccagCCAGACTCAATGCAACCGTGTTGTATGTTACACAGTTCAAGTGAAAATGTGTAACTTAATAAATTAATATCATTAATAACAAGCACTTTTTATCTCTATACTTCAGTACAGCTCACAATGATGACTAATGTTCTCTATTACTGTGGGGAAAATGGATAAGTGGAGGCAAGGAGGACCTTTCCCCAAATCACACAACAAAGCATTAGGAGAGCCAGGAAAACTGTCCAAAactcctgagctctgcagctgttgagcagctcagctcccagccatGACTTTGTGTTGACACATAATGGAAGCAAAATCTAATACATAATAAAAAGAAGGTGAGAAAGTGTCAACCTAGAGGAAAAATCAAACCAGGATTTATTTTAGAGTTTCCTCCTGTGTAACGATCTCTGTGTGCTCCATAATCCACTCCAAATAAAGGCAGGGAATGCCTCTGAATGGCACAGAGCCAAAGCATGCTGAGATTTTCTGGAACATGCCACTTCTTTTTGTGAAATCTTCACTACAACCACACAGAAAAGACCCAATCCAATACTCAGCATAGTTACTGGAAAGCTTTTGTGAGTTTTTATGAGTTTGTTATCAAAACGTTAAGAGGCAGCTTATGGGACGCTTActgattttattctgaaaaagtaCCAAAAAGTAAAGGATTTTTGCATTTCAGCCTGGACTGAGATAGTTTGACTATCATGACATCTACCTCCCACAAGAACTCAGGGCACAGCTCCCACAGACACAATTGCTTTCTGTTTTATGGTTACCCCATCATTTTCTGAGCTCTTCTTTGGTCCTTCTTTAAGGAAAATGACCTGAAACAGTCCTAAGAAGCAGAGATGTCTactaaaaactaaaattaagaaatatgaAGGACAGGTATTTTCTGTGACTTCAGTGATCTGAATGGTTTCATTGAGTACCAAGACAATGGTCACAATGTCATAAGTTAGACACAAGGTCTAATTTTGCATAAATAGGGAACTTGCTGTGTCccactctttttcctttttcctgcccaTATTTCTGTTTATAGTGTCTTTTCCATTTGTCAGGTCCCCTGCTCTTATTTCATGTCagtcttttttctgtttttcctgttatCACAACAGTTAAAAGActacaaatagaaaaatatcaGGGGGTGGAGCTGGAAGAGGAAGAACTTTTGTCAGggtgtgaaaagaaaaaagaagcttcCAAATATATGtctgtatatatgtatatatacatgtCTACATGTACATAATGTATGTATTtgtaatatataaatatattaaaaatactcatAGTGAGCACATATAAAACTGTTCTGCGcagcaattttcattttggaaCAAAATGGTAATTTAATGCAGTCAAATTTAGAAGCAAAAACTTCAACAAGTCACTTGTTTGCTGACTGTAAATAATGTACTTCACCAGTTAATTTCTGGGTAAATCATAGAAAGTGTTGCTCAGAcaccaagggaggaaaagaTTTTGTGCATGTCCAAGATTTTGTACAGATTTTTGCTGTGAATAGCAGATGAACACATTCTGATTTCATCTCTATGTTCTTTTATATATTGGGATTCCGCTGAGGTTAGGCAGGGAAGAGGAATGCAAATTATAGCAATAGCTATATCTTTTCTTATATCTTATGAGTAAATATTTAGAGCAACCAAGGCAGGATATGAGAGTATGTAGACGACTGCTCTTGTTGCATGAAAAATCACTGGCTCTTATAAGCTTATGCTCTCGTAAACTGTTACACAAGCAAGAGAAAATTACAGGCTTTTCTATATTAATAGATAATATGGGGTTAATGCCTTGCAGTTGTTGTGCATTCTTTTTATGACCATCGTGCTCCCTGACACTGTTTTAGCTTGGACACACCTATTTATGTCCCAAACACTGCCTGACTGTGGTCGAGGAGAGGCCACCGAGGGCACAGGGGTGGGCAAAGGGTTTCCCCAGGCTAAAGCAAGAGTTGCCACAACACATCTTCAGAGCCAAAGAAGGGGCTGTGGCCCTGTTTGCTCTGCTGTTGGAGATGCAGACAGAGGTTCTGTTTGGAAAACTTGCCACCCATTTCTAGCCACAGGCCCCCGGTTCCCTAAACAAACTCAAATGAAGTGTGCCTCAGTTTTGGCTGAATTGGGAAGCTGTGTAATATCTCTCCATGATCCTGGTGCGATCCACAGCCTGCATAAGTCAGTAGAGTCTCATGGTATGTAGCTGTTCTTGGATTAGTTAGATTTGGACATTTGCACCCACAAGTATGAGAATCCTCACTTAGGAAATTATCTGGCAAAGTAGAGACAATTATAACCGGCAAAAATCAATGAGAACAGTTCTTAGTGTTGTAACACTTTAAAAAGTATCATACAGAGGAATGCAAGGCTACAGGCTGGATACCAGGTTTATTTTTCTATACCCTATGACAATTGGGTGCTCTCATTAAAGTGCTAAGAAAGTCTAGTATTTCAGGTGGCCTCTTCTTAGACAGTAAattcacagcaaaagaaaaaaaaaagaagttttgcaatctttattttattctgcctCCTGCAAATTTTAGGAATTTCCTTTTTGTCCATTAATAATGTCACAACATTGAAGGAAAGTGAGATACAAGGCTAACACCAATGAAATATGAACTGGCAAAAAAGGATAAGGCATTTTCTTCTTGACCAGTAGTTTGGATTTCCGTTTCAATAATCTATTCTGCAGTACAAAGGCTAACATCTCAATCTTCATCTCCTTTAGAATTAAATGTTCCCTGCTCATATTTTTGAATCCATTACAGGAACATAGATgcataaaaggagaaaaaaaatttccatttgaaaaaaCTCAAACTACCCATGGCatagaaaatttttaaagtaagaaaTCCAGATAATATGCCACAATTACGTATGgtagaaaaatgcatttttgtgtaCAGTAATTTACAACTGATCTaatctttctttctgtattaGAATGTATTTCCACCAGAGTGTGATTTTGGTAGGAGAAACAGACAgtgagcaaaaaaaattatgttagcTGGGAAGAATGCAGGCTGAAACAGGGTAAACATGGataaatgtgtttaaataaCACTAATCCCATCACAGTCAGCCTCCTTTATAATTAGGACAGAAGTCTAGGCTTATTTTTTACAAGAAGCAGCTCAGTAATATCCTTGTAGAGCACTTGGATGATACAGCCTCATTTTAAAGcttggaaagtgaaaaaaaaaaatacatctccCAAAAGCTTTTAAAGTCACTTCACCTCCTACTTTACAAGAGGTTTCCCAAGTAttggctgcaaagctgcctgCTCGCTGCAGAGGTGGCTGTGGCCATCCTGGACGAGGAGTCAATCGCCACATATAAAATGTGGGCAAGCAGCTGCAGGTCTCACTAACTTCAGCAGACGCAGCAGGTGTTCGACACTTCTGAAAAACAGTGTTGAACACCTCTGTTTACACCCAAGCCAGCaataaaggaaggaaaggatCCACCACATTTGTTATCCAGAGTCACATTAACCACCAGACAATGATTCTCTCCTTTTTAAGGTTTTGCCTCAATTtggaaagaagaattttttttttagaatttttagaCTTTGAAGCTTCCTTCCTACTTGTGGAAGAACATTTAATCTGGGTCTAACCTCAACTGAAACAAATAATACTTCTAAATAAGCAAGCTGGTCAACAAATCCATatctttgggggtttttttgaggtcAATATGCCAAAGAATGCAGATGCATAGCCACTTACAATTCCCAGACAGAAGGAAGGCAGTAAGAGAACAAGGACAATTTCTTAGTCCAGCCCTAAGAGAAGGAGCCCAAAACCCTTACTACaatcattaaaaatgaagtgtAAATTGGATGTCTAATCGTTATTAAACAATTAGACCATCTTTGGCCAAGCAAACCTGTGGCTAGCACAAGagataatatttttatcaatttCTAGTAAGACCAGAATTAGGCTGGTTCTAGTGCTGTTAAAAAATCCTGCCATAAACATTTAAAACCTTCAATGTTCTCAACTCCAAGATGTCCAGACTGGACCCTGCTCATGAAGAAGAAACAGTCAAGTGAGTATCACTGATTTCTTCAGAGCTTTGCATAGTGAACAAGCATCTCTCTGGTGTGTTAGCCTGGCAGGATCAGACTTATCTATTTGCTTTACATCCTCAAATGTCAGGTATTTGATCCTCCAAATAGTGTCAGCCTCCATCGACTGACAAGTGACATCAGGTCTGCAATTCATTTAAAACATCTGATCTCCAAGCAACTGGCTTCCCAGATGAAAAGCCCTACATGTGGAATTTACACCTACCCACCTTTTAAGTAGAGAGTTTATTACCTAGTGGTTTTCAGCTGATATTTAGGAATGTCTTTTTAATACCCCTGTTAACAGAAGTTGAAAGGAGGTTTGACTGTGTGGTTGGTCTTTAATGTCCACTGGCTACTTCAGCCAGAAGGAAAGGGCAAAGCTGGGGGGGGAAGGAGAGCCTAATAAGATTCATTTTGCTCAGAAATGAGAAGTAACAGATATTATCAAAATAATAGAAGCTGTTTCTGCAGGAGAACTCTATCATCACTTAGTGCAGCTTAATTATATCAGCTTTcacttttagttttaaaaactgctgtCTGCTGTAATGGAGTGGATATATCTCAGTTTTTCATGGGAGATGTGGAGGGTTACCTGTTGCAAATATTTCAAGATCAGCAATGTCTCCTTCCCTATCCAAAAGCATACATTCAAATTTAATAAATTGTGAAGTACAATATATTTTATCCCCAAGTGTTTCTTCTTCTGTCCCATGGACGGTGGGATGAACCATGTGTAACAGTGGTTTCACAGGCCTTATTAAAAAACTGCAATAGCACCTAAGGTTTGTACTCTTGCTTTTCAGATATTAAAATGGGTTTTCATGCATTCATTTTGCAACATGATGAATTTTCCAAAACTAGGTAAATCTTATAAGAAATTCCAATAGCCAGGGAAATTGCATTAAAAGCTCAGTTGTGACTATTTGTAGTCGAGTTGCAGAGCTGAAGCTGGCTGTTTGTGAAGGGAGCtgtttttcagttgctttgATTATACTTCAGCTCAGGCTGTTGCTTTTTGTCCACTGAACCTCCTCATCAGTAACTGCTCATTTCTTCCTCCCCCACATCCTAGCACTGATGTGCTgaatttctctgtgctgctgacagaAGCCATGTTTCATCTCCGTGCTAAATGAAGTTatgctctgggcacagcctgcAGTTCAGTTTAATAATTATAAAATGGATCAATAGTCTGGATAAGAGACAACATACAAGTGTtagattaaacattttatttagcaCTTACATATTTTACactctgaaataaaatcctgTGTGTCTGTTTGAGCACCTTTCAGGGCACGTGGTTAGCCAGCGGGTGGGGGCCATTGACTTCAAACTGCAATCACAAATTTCTTGGCAAGTTGCTAAATCTTAATTTTCATCACATTCAATCCCATCAAAAAATACCAAGTCTGTCCTTCAGGCAGAATCTGAAAGGGGTGttaatttggggattttttttgcatttgctcAGGA
The window above is part of the Corvus moneduloides isolate bCorMon1 chromosome 3, bCorMon1.pri, whole genome shotgun sequence genome. Proteins encoded here:
- the MSGN1 gene encoding mesogenin-1, with amino-acid sequence MDKLHETLINMEDALGSEHSACLSSWDWKSSAGSFELHPISPPHSLSPTPSFESYSSSPCPAAAETPYGSGGSGLVGYGLVDFPPAYLPSPGQARLPKGTKVRMSAQRRRKASEREKLRMRTLADALHTLRNYLPPIYSQRGQPLTKIQTLKYTIKYISELTELLNSVKRV